A window from Opitutia bacterium ISCC 52 encodes these proteins:
- a CDS encoding sulfatase gives MKFLIIFRSLATCIFLLIGITLTLVAERPNIVLIVSDDHGTDALGCYGNPVIQTPVLDTLAADGTIFTDANCTTASCSPSRSVILSGLHNHRNGQYGLEHTFHHYQSFDDIKSLPVALSENGYLTARIGKFHVAPESVYKFDVVLSAGAANDPKTIGRSPWEMSEESRPIIESEDSKPFFLYWASDDPHRSNAFLPNGLPTFDTYPEPNKFGNREEGYPGIHPVVYDSDDVIVPPFLPDTAASRAEITEYYQSVSRLDEGIGHLIDILKKSGKYDNTVIMYISDNGIAFAGAKTTLYEPGMRLPLIVREPGQSKTGNVQDAMISWVDLAPTILDYAGVDVSDMELHGRSFRKGVSGVLSGWNAVYASHTNHEATMYYPMRVLKTRQYKLIFNIAHGLEFPLAKDLLQSPTWVSIQKEGLDLYGKRSPQALLHRPRFELYDMENDPDEVNNLAGLAKYQTIQRDMEAKLKAFQDSTKDPWNVKWERE, from the coding sequence ATGAAGTTTTTAATTATCTTTCGCAGTCTTGCTACCTGTATTTTTCTACTTATCGGGATAACTTTAACGCTTGTCGCAGAACGTCCCAATATTGTTCTTATTGTATCCGATGATCATGGAACGGATGCGCTGGGTTGTTATGGAAATCCGGTGATTCAAACGCCGGTCCTGGATACGCTGGCCGCTGATGGTACGATCTTTACTGATGCTAATTGCACCACTGCCAGTTGTAGTCCCAGTCGATCAGTTATCTTGAGTGGCTTGCACAATCATAGGAATGGTCAGTACGGACTTGAACACACGTTTCACCACTATCAGTCGTTTGACGATATTAAGAGCCTTCCAGTAGCGCTTTCTGAAAATGGCTACCTCACAGCCCGGATCGGAAAATTTCATGTTGCGCCTGAATCAGTCTACAAATTTGACGTCGTTCTTTCCGCAGGTGCTGCGAACGATCCTAAAACGATTGGGCGTAGTCCCTGGGAAATGTCGGAGGAATCGAGACCCATTATTGAAAGTGAAGATTCCAAACCTTTTTTCCTCTATTGGGCATCTGATGATCCGCATAGGTCGAATGCTTTTCTTCCCAATGGTCTTCCCACATTCGATACCTATCCGGAGCCGAATAAGTTTGGCAATCGTGAGGAAGGTTATCCGGGAATTCATCCTGTGGTTTATGATTCCGATGATGTTATCGTGCCACCTTTTCTACCGGACACGGCGGCCTCTCGTGCTGAGATTACGGAGTATTATCAATCGGTGTCCCGACTCGATGAAGGTATTGGGCATTTGATAGATATACTCAAAAAGTCAGGGAAGTACGATAACACGGTTATCATGTATATTTCTGATAACGGCATTGCCTTTGCTGGAGCCAAAACGACCTTGTACGAGCCTGGCATGCGACTGCCTCTTATCGTTCGTGAACCTGGCCAATCTAAAACAGGAAATGTTCAGGACGCGATGATCTCCTGGGTGGATCTTGCTCCAACTATTTTGGATTATGCCGGTGTCGACGTATCCGATATGGAATTACATGGTAGATCTTTCAGGAAAGGCGTTAGCGGAGTGTTGTCTGGCTGGAATGCCGTTTATGCTTCCCACACGAATCATGAGGCCACGATGTATTACCCGATGCGTGTTTTGAAAACGCGCCAGTACAAATTGATTTTCAATATCGCCCATGGATTGGAGTTTCCTCTGGCGAAAGACCTTCTGCAATCTCCCACCTGGGTATCGATTCAAAAGGAAGGTCTTGATCTCTATGGGAAACGTTCGCCACAGGCGCTTCTGCATCGTCCACGTTTTGAACTTTACGATATGGAGAATGATCCAGACGAAGTTAACAATCTAGCAGGACTCGCAAAATACCAGACCATTCAGCGCGACATGGAAGCTAAGCTAAAGGCTTTCCAAGACAGTACTAAAGATCCCTGGAATGTGAAATGGGAGCGGGAGTAG
- a CDS encoding dienelactone hydrolase family protein: protein MKTTTQRLIVPTALYLILCLLTNTATAQENWKELYFPIEDTEIPYRLMTPYGFDERESYPVIVSLHGGGGRGTDNQKQLKVWNQQLADEQRRKDFPCYVVAPQSTELWNENHLNKIKAIIADLPSADSKRIYVMGHSMGGHGINILLQVDPHYFAAAAPSAGTGRTDDNDFIEAKIIKDIPVWAFHGDKDTVCPYGPQQKLFAEMQALGGNMKLSTFSGDGHGISGKFITGADNGTTQSASDRCDPEADFMTWLFSHSLDH, encoded by the coding sequence ATGAAGACAACTACCCAAAGATTAATCGTACCGACAGCGCTTTATCTCATCCTTTGTCTCCTTACGAATACCGCAACGGCTCAGGAGAACTGGAAGGAGCTCTATTTCCCGATTGAGGATACCGAGATTCCTTATCGATTGATGACGCCTTATGGTTTCGATGAGAGGGAAAGCTATCCGGTAATCGTATCATTGCATGGTGGCGGCGGACGTGGCACGGACAACCAAAAGCAATTGAAGGTATGGAACCAACAGTTGGCCGACGAACAGCGACGGAAGGACTTTCCTTGTTATGTGGTAGCCCCTCAATCAACCGAATTGTGGAATGAAAATCATCTGAATAAAATCAAAGCTATTATCGCCGATCTACCTTCGGCTGATAGCAAACGGATTTACGTGATGGGGCACTCAATGGGCGGGCACGGAATAAATATTCTTTTGCAAGTGGATCCCCATTACTTTGCTGCCGCGGCTCCTTCGGCCGGAACAGGTCGGACCGATGACAATGATTTCATCGAAGCTAAAATCATTAAAGATATCCCCGTTTGGGCATTTCATGGTGATAAGGATACGGTGTGTCCCTACGGGCCTCAGCAGAAATTATTTGCTGAGATGCAAGCCCTTGGCGGAAATATGAAGCTCAGCACGTTTTCTGGAGACGGTCACGGCATCTCTGGTAAATTTATCACTGGAGCCGATAATGGTACCACCCAAAGTGCGAGTGACCGCTGCGATCCTGAGGCTGATTTTATGACCTGGTTATTTAGTCACTCGTTGGATCACTAA
- a CDS encoding sulfatase-like hydrolase/transferase, translated as MTRKLYPILAALLGMALFSSSTFAQGDNSHVPIIKEGPGQPNILWICIEDTNAWMSCYGDNVVDTKHIDKLASEGIRFDRAYMNSGVCSPTRSAIITGMYQTSIGAHEHYSSFSKWRGNVMENWASNHLGVKTVPEIMKAAGYYTFNEGKFHYNFVFDPDTLYDRHGGNGYKGAKEGTEWSDRKPGQPFFGQIQLVGGKFKNAKPVVKNKDVPVPSIYPDHPIIRKNIAYHYNTILELDRELSEIVAGLKRDGLYDNTVIFFFSDHGSLMPRSKQFLYEEGIRVPFILRGPDVPVGEVRDDLVSGIDISATTLAMANIPIPNNMHGMNMMADDFHRDYILAARDRCDYTIDRIRAINTGRYKYIRNFMTDKPYMQPNYRSESELMKFMHDAYEAGNLNETQARFFSDHRPAEELYDLKNDPGEKNNLAHSYKREHAIQLAKHRDILYNWIIETDDKGRFPEADDALRAVLDRWGDDAVNKEYERVR; from the coding sequence ATGACTAGAAAACTCTACCCGATTCTTGCCGCTCTACTGGGAATGGCTCTCTTTTCAAGCTCGACCTTTGCACAAGGAGATAACTCTCATGTGCCCATCATCAAGGAAGGGCCAGGCCAACCCAACATCCTCTGGATCTGCATCGAAGACACCAATGCCTGGATGAGCTGCTATGGGGATAACGTGGTCGATACCAAACACATTGATAAGTTGGCCTCAGAAGGAATTCGTTTTGATCGTGCCTATATGAATTCGGGGGTATGCTCGCCAACACGCTCAGCCATCATCACCGGTATGTATCAAACATCGATCGGTGCACACGAGCATTATAGCTCCTTCTCCAAGTGGAGAGGAAATGTGATGGAGAATTGGGCGTCGAATCATCTCGGTGTGAAGACTGTTCCAGAAATCATGAAAGCGGCTGGGTATTACACCTTCAATGAAGGCAAATTTCACTACAACTTCGTCTTTGATCCGGATACCCTTTATGATCGTCACGGGGGCAACGGATATAAAGGTGCGAAAGAAGGCACGGAGTGGAGTGACCGCAAGCCGGGACAACCGTTTTTTGGGCAAATCCAACTCGTGGGTGGGAAGTTTAAGAACGCGAAACCGGTCGTTAAGAATAAAGACGTTCCAGTTCCATCCATTTATCCGGACCATCCGATCATAAGGAAAAATATTGCCTACCATTACAACACTATCCTGGAGCTCGACCGTGAGCTGAGTGAGATTGTAGCCGGATTGAAACGGGATGGTCTCTACGATAACACAGTCATATTCTTCTTTTCCGACCATGGTAGTTTGATGCCGCGCAGTAAGCAGTTTCTATACGAGGAGGGGATTCGTGTGCCGTTCATTTTGCGCGGCCCCGATGTTCCTGTTGGTGAAGTCCGGGATGACCTGGTGAGTGGTATCGATATCTCGGCCACGACCTTGGCTATGGCAAACATTCCGATTCCCAACAACATGCACGGCATGAATATGATGGCGGACGATTTTCATCGGGATTACATCCTGGCTGCTCGGGATCGTTGTGATTACACGATTGATCGTATCCGCGCTATCAATACAGGTAGGTATAAATACATTCGGAACTTCATGACGGATAAACCGTACATGCAGCCCAACTACCGCTCAGAATCAGAACTCATGAAGTTTATGCACGACGCGTATGAGGCCGGAAACCTAAATGAAACGCAGGCCCGCTTCTTCAGCGATCACCGTCCCGCGGAAGAACTCTACGATTTGAAGAATGATCCAGGCGAAAAGAACAACCTGGCTCACTCTTACAAACGCGAGCATGCCATTCAATTGGCCAAACACCGTGATATCCTCTATAACTGGATCATTGAAACGGATGATAAAGGACGTTTTCCAGAAGCAGATGATGCCTTACGCGCCGTTCTCGACCGTTGGGGCGACGATGCAGTGAATAAGGAATATGAGCGTGTGCGTTGA
- a CDS encoding exo-alpha-sialidase, which yields MNTIVRLLSSSLFIALLGSHFTASASNYPEIEKHISIYEKRDAYSAWPAIARAENGDLLILFTRTDEHMGPNGEILMVRSTDNGETWSPPTIIFDTIVDDRESGITVLRDGRLLTHLRSVRFPETTYTEMNEGNYPRELLERWQGYVNKEEYKNATHLHRAFQTISSDNGYTWSDPEHGTDSIHGGLQLENGSLLVASYREHPEKLAIYTTPNPETPWDHIATLQAPPEVSDKIRFGEPHILQLPSGRIILMTRATAKPYNDQSPLCKLWGSYSDDNGKTWAKPYETPLWGFPPHLTLLSDDRVMVTYGHRRPPYGQRAAVSEDGINWSLDDEYILRDDALNKDLGYPVSIELSPGRILSVYYQPNVAPDTILEPGPPHPNRKKPGILGTIWNLPTRDGGRADVVDIGSRRELFVDQFLIDELHNASQQLHQPKREGIALPFDKPWEGNWSAYPTIIKDGDIWRMYYRGLPGVGDEFGAVTCYAESKDGINWTKPNLGLIELMGSKNNNVILKEKEVWCHNFSPFLDTRSGIPQSERYKAIASDKKHGLVSFVSADGIRWKRNSDDFFFTDGMFDSHNVAFWSESEQLYVCYFRTWTGTEYSGFRTIARTTSKDFINWGPRVEMTYGGTAQEHLYTNGTHPYERAPHIYIALAKRFFPEKAAVSKSQSQKLVDNPDYGKASSDSIFMTTRGGHRYDRTFMEAFIRPGKTLQDWVARDNTPALGVIQGNERELFMYRMSHYGQDSSHLTRYTLRLDGFASLSAPYEGGEAITRLFTFEGDRLSINYASSAAGEVRVEIQDEYGKAIPGFTLDQSVPVFGDELDRTIEWDSDSSLNKLAGKPVRLRISLKDADLYSLNFSSSNN from the coding sequence ATGAATACCATTGTGCGTTTACTCTCCTCTTCCCTTTTCATAGCTTTGCTTGGCAGCCATTTCACAGCCTCCGCTTCCAACTATCCTGAGATCGAGAAACATATAAGCATCTACGAAAAGCGGGACGCCTATTCTGCATGGCCGGCAATAGCCCGAGCGGAAAACGGTGACCTTCTGATTCTCTTCACGCGGACGGACGAACACATGGGGCCCAATGGTGAAATCCTAATGGTTCGCTCAACCGACAATGGCGAAACCTGGTCACCCCCTACCATCATATTTGATACGATCGTCGACGACCGGGAGTCGGGCATCACCGTCCTACGGGACGGTCGTCTACTCACACATCTGCGTTCCGTTCGATTTCCGGAAACGACTTATACTGAAATGAACGAAGGAAACTACCCAAGAGAGCTTCTCGAGCGGTGGCAGGGTTACGTCAACAAGGAGGAATATAAAAACGCGACTCATCTTCATCGTGCCTTTCAGACTATTTCTTCGGACAATGGTTATACTTGGTCTGATCCGGAGCACGGCACTGATTCGATCCACGGAGGTTTGCAGTTAGAAAATGGCTCACTACTCGTGGCATCTTATAGAGAGCATCCAGAGAAATTGGCAATATACACGACTCCCAATCCAGAAACTCCCTGGGATCACATCGCGACACTTCAAGCTCCGCCGGAAGTGTCGGATAAAATTCGTTTTGGAGAACCGCACATACTTCAATTGCCGAGTGGACGCATCATCCTCATGACGCGTGCAACGGCCAAACCCTACAACGACCAATCGCCACTCTGTAAACTATGGGGAAGTTATTCGGATGATAATGGTAAGACCTGGGCAAAACCCTATGAAACTCCACTCTGGGGTTTTCCACCACACCTCACCCTGCTATCAGACGACCGCGTCATGGTGACCTATGGCCATCGCCGCCCTCCCTATGGACAACGGGCCGCAGTTAGTGAGGATGGAATCAACTGGAGTTTGGACGATGAATACATTCTGAGAGATGATGCCTTAAATAAAGACTTGGGTTACCCGGTATCAATCGAGCTGTCACCAGGTAGGATCCTCTCTGTTTACTACCAACCCAACGTAGCTCCTGACACTATATTGGAACCTGGACCACCTCACCCCAACCGAAAGAAACCAGGAATCCTGGGAACGATTTGGAACTTACCAACCAGAGATGGAGGACGAGCGGATGTAGTAGACATCGGTTCGCGACGTGAACTCTTTGTCGATCAGTTCTTAATCGATGAGCTCCACAATGCGAGTCAACAACTCCACCAGCCAAAACGGGAAGGCATCGCCCTGCCCTTCGACAAGCCCTGGGAGGGAAATTGGTCGGCCTACCCGACTATCATCAAGGATGGAGATATCTGGCGCATGTATTACCGAGGACTTCCGGGAGTCGGTGATGAATTCGGAGCCGTGACCTGTTATGCCGAATCCAAGGATGGCATAAACTGGACCAAGCCAAACCTGGGACTCATTGAATTAATGGGCTCCAAGAATAACAATGTCATCCTGAAGGAGAAAGAGGTCTGGTGTCACAACTTCAGCCCTTTCCTCGACACACGATCTGGAATACCACAATCAGAGCGATATAAGGCGATTGCCAGCGATAAGAAACATGGACTTGTTTCCTTCGTATCCGCAGATGGAATACGCTGGAAACGAAACAGCGACGACTTCTTTTTTACCGATGGCATGTTCGATTCCCATAATGTGGCTTTCTGGTCAGAAAGTGAGCAACTATACGTTTGTTATTTCCGAACCTGGACAGGAACCGAGTATTCTGGTTTCCGTACGATTGCACGAACAACTTCGAAGGATTTCATCAATTGGGGACCTCGAGTTGAAATGACATACGGCGGTACAGCCCAAGAGCATTTGTATACAAATGGAACACACCCTTACGAACGTGCACCGCACATCTACATCGCTCTAGCCAAACGATTCTTCCCTGAAAAAGCAGCTGTAAGCAAGAGCCAGTCCCAAAAGCTGGTCGACAATCCCGACTATGGCAAAGCCTCCAGCGACTCGATATTCATGACCACCCGCGGTGGACACCGCTACGATCGAACCTTTATGGAAGCTTTCATACGTCCTGGTAAAACACTCCAGGACTGGGTAGCTCGCGATAACACTCCTGCGCTCGGTGTCATCCAGGGCAACGAACGAGAATTGTTTATGTACCGGATGTCTCACTACGGGCAGGATAGTTCACACCTAACACGCTATACTTTACGCCTCGATGGTTTTGCATCCCTCTCCGCTCCTTACGAAGGCGGCGAAGCGATCACCCGATTATTTACTTTCGAAGGAGATAGGCTTTCCATTAATTATGCTAGCTCTGCTGCCGGAGAAGTTCGCGTAGAAATCCAAGATGAGTACGGAAAAGCCATCCCTGGATTCACACTCGATCAGTCTGTTCCTGTTTTTGGGGATGAACTTGATCGCACCATTGAGTGGGATAGTGATTCATCCTTAAACAAACTCGCTGGTAAACCTGTGCGCCTCAGAATCTCGCTGAAGGATGCAGATCTGTATTCGTTAAACTTCTCTTCTTCAAACAACTAA
- a CDS encoding peroxiredoxin family protein — MVGLEENRAALEAAGITLVGISYDSVNVIERFSKEKSIGFTMLSDPSSTAIDAYKIRNTKVRAGRAEGIPHPTIFLVNKEGTITAKLREENFRERPTIEAIVEAAKKMGS; from the coding sequence GTGGTCGGTCTCGAAGAAAATCGAGCGGCTCTGGAAGCAGCCGGAATAACCCTGGTCGGCATAAGCTACGACTCCGTCAATGTGATCGAACGCTTTTCCAAAGAGAAATCCATTGGGTTCACCATGCTCTCAGATCCCAGTAGCACCGCGATCGATGCTTACAAGATCCGCAATACCAAGGTGCGCGCCGGACGAGCGGAAGGTATTCCTCACCCCACCATTTTTCTGGTAAATAAGGAAGGCACCATTACCGCCAAGCTCCGCGAAGAAAACTTCCGCGAACGCCCAACCATCGAGGCAATTGTGGAAGCTGCAAAAAAGATGGGGAGCTAG
- a CDS encoding GNAT family N-acetyltransferase, with product MKTQISNPSIVSNISRLNNTHIEEAAAVLREAFAEYPITQYMFEGTDDGPDRFGVMFKYLIQSRLVQKSPVLGYRIDGELVCVAVLSEPGEGYTTPELDAMWDHASGVMGDVAMERFNKYGDICDETIPSGPYHYLGILGVLPKCQGQGIGRRLLEVVL from the coding sequence ATGAAAACACAAATATCTAACCCATCTATTGTTTCTAACATCTCTCGATTAAATAACACGCACATCGAAGAGGCGGCAGCGGTTCTGCGAGAAGCCTTTGCGGAATACCCGATCACTCAATACATGTTTGAGGGAACTGACGACGGTCCTGACCGATTTGGCGTGATGTTTAAGTATCTCATTCAATCACGGCTGGTTCAGAAATCTCCTGTCCTGGGCTACCGAATCGATGGTGAGCTGGTCTGTGTCGCCGTTCTAAGTGAACCTGGCGAGGGATACACTACTCCCGAGCTCGATGCTATGTGGGACCATGCATCTGGAGTCATGGGTGACGTAGCTATGGAACGATTTAACAAATATGGTGATATTTGCGATGAGACCATTCCTTCTGGACCCTACCACTACTTGGGTATTTTAGGCGTTTTGCCAAAATGTCAGGGACAAGGCATCGGTCGCCGGTTGTTAGAAGTCGTTTTATAA
- a CDS encoding peroxiredoxin family protein, whose product MKTQTFLKIILFISTLGFAGHLQADEVGFAVGDQAAPFNLNGQAGNKVSLADLTAEHGNLALVF is encoded by the coding sequence ATGAAAACGCAAACATTCCTCAAAATTATCCTTTTTATATCTACACTGGGCTTTGCTGGTCATTTACAGGCCGATGAAGTTGGCTTCGCGGTTGGCGATCAAGCAGCTCCATTCAACCTCAATGGCCAAGCCGGCAACAAAGTATCCCTGGCGGATCTCACCGCCGAACATGGCAATCTGGCCCTGGTGTTCTAA
- a CDS encoding arylsulfatase, producing the protein MKHILLPLFSLFTLLFVACSPTKDEAKRPNIIYILADDLGIGEVGCYGQTKIKTPFIDRLALEGMRFTQHYSGAAICAPARFTLITGLHIGNSDTYSQKQRLQPNTQTLPRLMQQAGYTTGAFGKWGLGTDPNAQGVDDWYGFVDQTYAHYYYPERIWKNTEQIEIPENRGLRKDGHYGDISKGVYIHDEFTNNALRFIDENQEQPFFLYLPYTIPHLEFVVPEDSLNEYLGQWPEKPAPPAKGNFYDGWGYAAVDAPLSTRAAMITRMDRDIGTIMQRLKELGLDDNTLVIFSSDNGVLPSKGGNDVEFFDGNGPYRETKFTHYEGGLRVPMIARWPGKIQPGSTSDHISYFPDMLPTFTELAGKPATIPTSGISMLPSLFQKGPQEQHEFLFFTKALRMGDWKLVRENNEDELFNLTDDVSETKDLSKQHPEILAKLVQTWEANQISDPTSD; encoded by the coding sequence ATGAAGCATATTTTATTGCCCCTATTCTCCCTGTTCACACTCCTGTTTGTCGCTTGCTCACCGACCAAAGACGAAGCCAAGCGACCTAATATCATCTATATCCTGGCAGACGATTTAGGTATTGGAGAAGTCGGTTGTTATGGGCAAACGAAAATCAAAACGCCTTTTATCGATCGCCTGGCCCTGGAAGGTATGCGCTTTACCCAGCACTACTCGGGAGCCGCCATTTGCGCGCCGGCCCGCTTCACTTTGATTACCGGTTTGCATATCGGCAATTCCGATACCTACAGCCAGAAGCAAAGGCTCCAGCCCAATACACAGACCTTGCCAAGACTGATGCAGCAAGCGGGTTACACCACCGGTGCCTTTGGAAAATGGGGCCTGGGCACTGACCCAAATGCTCAGGGGGTTGATGATTGGTACGGCTTTGTCGACCAGACCTACGCTCATTACTACTATCCTGAACGCATCTGGAAAAACACAGAGCAAATTGAGATTCCGGAAAATCGAGGGCTGCGCAAAGACGGCCACTACGGAGACATCAGCAAGGGCGTGTATATACACGACGAATTTACGAACAACGCTTTGCGATTCATAGATGAGAATCAGGAGCAACCCTTCTTTCTCTATCTACCCTACACCATTCCTCACTTGGAGTTTGTCGTTCCCGAAGATTCGCTGAACGAGTATTTAGGCCAATGGCCGGAGAAACCGGCACCTCCCGCTAAAGGTAACTTCTACGACGGATGGGGCTATGCTGCGGTCGATGCACCCCTGTCGACACGTGCGGCAATGATTACGCGCATGGATCGGGATATCGGTACCATAATGCAGCGATTGAAAGAGCTCGGACTGGACGACAATACCCTGGTCATATTTTCCAGCGACAACGGTGTCCTACCAAGCAAGGGCGGAAACGATGTTGAGTTCTTTGATGGAAACGGTCCTTACCGCGAAACCAAATTCACCCATTACGAGGGCGGATTGCGCGTGCCCATGATTGCACGATGGCCCGGAAAAATTCAGCCCGGTTCAACTTCGGATCACATCTCCTACTTTCCAGATATGTTGCCAACATTTACCGAACTAGCCGGAAAACCAGCGACCATTCCTACCAGTGGGATTTCCATGCTCCCTTCCCTGTTTCAAAAAGGCCCACAAGAGCAGCACGAGTTTCTGTTCTTCACCAAGGCCTTGCGCATGGGTGATTGGAAACTCGTGCGCGAGAACAACGAAGACGAATTATTCAATCTTACCGATGATGTCAGCGAAACCAAGGACCTGAGCAAACAGCACCCAGAGATACTCGCTAAATTGGTTCAGACCTGGGAAGCCAACCAGATTAGTGATCCAACGAGTGACTAA
- a CDS encoding phytanoyl-CoA dioxygenase family protein: MKNSPTYPDCPTALSEEQLNEYWETGYLAFENALSPEEVEQAREDLRTLFLSYAFNEDVAEFNPASKEKTNYSGASFKSKTSPCWVLLEPGFDPDPNNVEEVEQKVRKTAHFQDESVLFKSLYTSHPKVMGTVKSVLGNALELYQSMALVKPANGGVEKPWHQDNAYFCVESLDQVVGVWIALDDASAENGCMHVLAKGHRLGPLKHHHTFDCEILPDRFDRTEALPIELKAGGMLLFHSNLPHQTPVNNSSERRRALQYHYRSSQNSVISTEEYFKVFKEADGTPASCMAAVPENF; the protein is encoded by the coding sequence ATGAAAAACAGTCCCACATACCCTGACTGCCCAACAGCACTTAGCGAGGAACAGCTAAATGAGTACTGGGAGACCGGATACTTGGCATTTGAGAATGCACTGAGCCCAGAAGAAGTTGAACAAGCCCGTGAAGACTTACGTACTCTATTTCTCAGTTACGCTTTCAATGAGGATGTAGCCGAATTTAACCCGGCATCCAAAGAGAAGACTAACTATTCAGGTGCTTCCTTTAAATCGAAGACCAGTCCTTGCTGGGTACTATTGGAACCAGGATTCGACCCCGATCCTAATAATGTCGAAGAAGTAGAACAGAAGGTCAGAAAGACAGCTCACTTTCAGGATGAATCAGTACTGTTTAAATCGCTTTACACGTCTCATCCGAAAGTCATGGGGACCGTTAAAAGTGTTCTAGGAAATGCACTAGAACTTTACCAATCGATGGCCCTAGTAAAACCAGCCAATGGTGGCGTGGAAAAACCCTGGCACCAGGACAACGCTTACTTCTGTGTTGAAAGCCTAGATCAGGTAGTTGGTGTCTGGATAGCCTTGGATGACGCGAGCGCTGAAAATGGATGCATGCATGTGCTGGCCAAAGGACATCGCTTAGGGCCACTCAAACACCATCATACTTTCGACTGCGAAATCCTTCCTGATCGGTTTGATCGAACTGAGGCTCTGCCTATCGAGCTCAAGGCAGGTGGCATGCTGTTGTTCCATAGCAATCTCCCCCACCAAACACCGGTAAACAATTCCTCGGAGCGCAGACGGGCACTACAATATCACTACCGAAGTTCGCAGAATTCGGTGATCTCCACCGAAGAATATTTCAAAGTCTTCAAGGAAGCAGATGGAACACCGGCCTCTTGCATGGCTGCCGTTCCTGAAAATTTCTAA